TTGTTCACGGTTACTCTACTCCTTTCATGAACTCCAAGAATTCTGTAAAAATAAGAAAGTCAAGTTTATGTACCTAAAACTGTATGACATCGTTATCAAGTTTTCTTTTCCATCATCTGGAAGCGATTCAAACTCCTCACCATCATAGTCGATTCTGCCGTCATTGTTCTTGTCTCCGTCTTTCATCAGTTCTTCGATGTCGTCCTCGGTGATTGGCTCTCCCGTGGATTCCAACATCGTTTTCAGCTCATCCAGGTCGATGTAACCATCAGTGTTTCTGCACAATCACACGTAAAGTAAAATGCATGTtgagtttcttttctttttcttttttaaacgtATGATATCCTTGTGTGAAACGTGTGCACGATCATGTCTGAGTTTCGCGGTGTCTGGGAACCATCACCgtagggaaaaagaggaagcaACTTCTTtgatgtgcagacaaggtgtcTGACTTACATGCTAGTGGGTGTTAGAAATACTCTGAGCTGTCAAAAAGGATTAAAGAGCAAAGTGTACGCTGTACTCTGCAGAGCTACTTGGCATTTTGTCAGAACACATAATTGCACATTGGGAGCATACTTTACCGGATCTACACTGCAGAGCAATTTGATATCTAGACTGTGGTCGCTTTCAGATGTTAGTATCCACTTGTTAAAGACGTTTTGACATGTCTGTCAGGACTTTTACAGTGGAATGAGTAAAAATGTGCCGGTTAACTGCTCTTAGCATGTTAATTATCTTAAAATGGGATGATGGGGGTAGGCGGCAACAAGGCCTGAGCATTAAACTTACTTGTCAAACATCCGAAACAGCTCTGCCAGTTCCTCTTCTGACTTCCCTTTGCTGTCATCTTTCATGCATCTCACCATCATGACCAAGAACTCATCAAAGTCCACCGTGCCGCTtccttaacacacacacacagttcactTCAGCACTCCCTCCCACTTtacatatatccatccattttctatacatgTTTAGTCCTGTACAAGAGGCTACACCCTTGACCAgtcgccagtctatcacagagcctactgtacatacataccTTATTTAATTTTCAGGATATCATCTTAAAGCCATAAAGCCATATTCATATGTCCAAAAAATAGATAGTTTGTTTGCAAAATGTGAAGATTTCTCAAACAAACCCAGAATGCTGTTCTGTGTTTCTTCAGTACATCACATGAAAAAGTGAAGATGGCTTGTGCATCCACAGACACACATTTCCTCCTAATCCAGCCTGACATGTTGCGTTGCGTTTAAGAGCCTTGACTAATATTTGATGTTAACATCATAAGGTCTGGCTGACGTTGATCTGCCCAGCACGAAGGACCGCGTGGCTGATCCATGGGCACAAAGGGGTCAACGAAAGCCAAGTGATTCAGTATCTTCTACTGCGAAGCTGCAGTGTTTTGATTTACCATCCTCATCCACCTCGTCAATcatctcctgcagctcctcggGTGTGGGGTTCTGCCCAAGCATCCTCATCACCTTCCCCAGCTCCTTGGTGCTGATGCAGCCATCTTCTGCATCTTGCACGAAGATGTCAAAGGCAGCCTTGAACTCTGCAACACCACAGCAatgcacaaaaagaaaaaaatacaactgacGACAGTAAATAGGCTTCATGCTCAAAGCACCACATGACATGCAGATACATGAGAAGAATTGTCAAAATAAGCTGGTTACACACCATTTTTCTGTTCGTCTGTCAGCTGTTCGACCTGTTAAAAGGTAAAAGGTTGTCAGTAattaacctttttttaaaacatgttcaaagtTATTATTGATTTAGTTACACTTATAAGCCTTGAAATAGTCCTTCTTCAAAAATATTGATGTAagaatgtgtttttgttgtagCATTTCCATCAGATGTCTTGAAATATAGTGTTAATAACTTCCCTCTGACAGTTTAGTTAACCTTTCCCAGACACTGGGCTATCTCTGACAAAACACAGGCCTTTACATCGTATATGATACCTAGTCAGAGTTAAAAATAAACAGAAGAATCAGGGACTACAGATAAAGTAGACAATACACAGCCCTTTAAATTGGGATGGCTGTGGATCTGATCCAACAATGGGCCAGTAATCCTGAAAGAGCAACAATGAATGAGAGAAAGAGACAGCTGCTTATGCAAGAGTTATGATCCTGTAGTCCACCCtcagttaaacacacacacgtgcagtcACTTTCATATAAACACACTTTtctagtatttatatttgaaaaaaaatccattCAAACAATCAATTGTAATATACATTCCTATGTGATTTTAACGTCTCAGCCGCACCGGTCCTTTAGGCTGTGAGTGGACAGGATGGCCAGTGGGTTGTTCAGGCAAAGGTGGACAGAAAGCTGCGTTCAGCTCTCAGGCTCACTGATAATGTAGGAATGCAGTCATGGGGAGGTGGCGTTATCTAAACCTGCAGCGATTCTCTGGCACCTCAAAAGCACAGACAGCAGCGGGCCAAAATTAGCCATGTGAGGCAGGACCGCTCCATTTGAAGTCGTGAATGAAACAACCAAGTGCTGAACGGGGACACGTCATGTCAGTGACCTCATGAGCGACTTCCAGCTGGTCCGACAGGGTTGAAGGTCTGCAGACGTCTATGGTGTTTAAGGCTCTGTTGACATCTCTTGGTGATGGAGGAGATGCAAACCACATCAGCGTGGATTTGTTAACCATTCAAGCCATGTCAGGTGAACAAGCTGATGACAGTCTCAGCGTTTCATTTCATAACCACTTAAACTGATAGATTTAAATGACCTAACTTGTAAAATTCACACAAATTATAGCAGTTACTGATTATGGTTTATGGAATAAAACAGAACACAGTGACTCTCACGCCAGATTACATCTCTTCAGAGTTTTAGTTAGCCTCCAACAAAACCAAATGATCTCATCAGGAAGAACTTGTTGTGCACCATCAACTCATGAGCTGAGTGAGCGAACGTACCGCTGCCTTGTAGATGTCGTTCATGGTGGAGGCTCGTCTGCTGCCTGTCCTGACAGCGTCCCGGCACAGAAGGAGGAGGTCCCGTCCAGCTCAGGGCAGAACTCCGGCCTCATCCTGGGGGGGTTTTATAGCCAGAGCCTGGCGCTGTCCGACCCTCCCTGAGCAGCCTCGTGCATTTAGCCAATCTGTCACAATCACCAGGCTCAGATAAAAATGCAGAACCTCTTAGGGGGCACACTTTGGAATGGAATGAGGTTCGGGGCTGGGGGAGGGAGAGCGTGGTGAGGCCTAATCTCCAAGAGAGAGGACCAGAGAGACACTCAACATTCCTCTAGACCTGCACCACTGAGCttgtaggttgtttttttttctttctatggAGGCATTGTAGAAGTAGTGCTGGAGAAAGGTAATATCAACTCTGTGGAGTCACTCGGAATTGTAAGAGACGCTACTGACTTGCAACAACATGCACATGAATTTTCTGTGACTTTGCTTGTCAAAGAAAGAAGGTTGGTGGTGGTGCAGGTGGTAGTGGGGTGGTGGGGGGTGGCACCGCTGAGTTTTACATCTCTTCTGCCTCAGAGTATAACATCTCTACCTTGACAATGCATGCAAGACAGCAAGCatctttttaattttatataatgggaaaatgacaaaaagaagggacacaaattttaaaatgtattttctaaaATGAAAAGAGGCATTTTATTAATCGGTTCTGAGGATGTCAATACAGCCAAAAATACTGTAATTTAGACCGTTTCTCTTGCACAAAAGACGAAGCTGGGCTTAGCAAGGATACATTCTGCAGAATATCAGGACAGCACTGACGTTATCTGAAGTAGAAACATTTTCTCCAATGTGAGCTCCAGAAACAGCAGTCTAGCCTCTCCAGTTATGTTGAGCTGAATGGAGAAATCAGCTGTGAAAGCAAAGGGAACAAAACTGAAtgtaaaggagtgtttgcaagGTTGGAGAGAACTCAGTCCACATATATGTGATACTGCTACATTAATGACAAACACTTATAACCACTAGAACCTTACATACAgcaaagaccaaaaaaaagtgaataaatcaataacaaCATACAATCAATGTATCCACCAACAGCTCTAAAGACAAAATGctttatgatttgactgttTTCTTATTGAAAACATTGCTTTTTACTGGGTGTCCATAATTCTTATGATCTCTCCCAGCAGATGAATGTGCATTTATCTCGGGTAGATGATTTCATTTGGAGGGCAGGAGGATATCTGGTTAGACTGTATGTGTTACTCGAATAACTGCTGATTTCAACATTGTTCTCTCGGGTGATGTGCACAGATACGGTCGGCAGAGGGAGCTGTTCACTACATGTAGACTAAACGATATTGTTGCACAAGGCTGCCTCAGGATATCCAATTTATCAATAGCAGGGTAGGTGAGAAATCTGGGTCAAGCAAAGCAAACACTTGCAGACACATTTAAATTGAATTGTACACAGCGCAGCACTCTGCTGCTTCTTTCATGTTCTTGTGAAACAAGGCCATCTCAATCACCTGACTGCaggattcacacacacacacacacacacacacacacacacacacacacacacacacacacacacacacacacacacacacacacacacacacacacacacacacacacacacacacacacacacagcatgcTGTGGCAGGCATTCCAAGTGACGAGTAATCATGCTGGTTTATAATGGGATGCTAATGGGGACTGGCACAGTTTACAAGCATCACACCGCTACTCGGAGAGGGAGCGAGGATGAGCTCTGGCTGAATAACATACATGTCCTACTCGTGCGCAGACAAAGACAAGGGTCTTCTGACAAAGACCCCGCGTCTTTGTCTGCGCACGCCGGCAACGTGCGCAAGTCGGTGCttttatgggaaaaaaaaggacaggcgGTGAggttaagaagaagaaaagaaagtgtCATTTTTCTAAATGTCACACActcggtgcagcctccacctgGT
This is a stretch of genomic DNA from Cololabis saira isolate AMF1-May2022 chromosome 12, fColSai1.1, whole genome shotgun sequence. It encodes these proteins:
- the tnnc1a gene encoding troponin C type 1a (slow) — protein: MNDIYKAAVEQLTDEQKNEFKAAFDIFVQDAEDGCISTKELGKVMRMLGQNPTPEELQEMIDEVDEDGSGTVDFDEFLVMMVRCMKDDSKGKSEEELAELFRMFDKNTDGYIDLDELKTMLESTGEPITEDDIEELMKDGDKNNDGRIDYDEFLEFMKGVE